The region ATTCAGTTCCCATGCTTTCTCTTGATAATACATACAATGAAGTTGATATATTAGAATTTCATGAAAGGGTTTTAAGAAACTTAAACAGATCTCAAATTGATTATATGAGTGAATTAAAAATAGATGGTGTCTCTGTGGCACTTAGATACTCAAATGGAATATTAAACCAAGGAATAACAAGAGGAGATGGCATTACAGGCGAAGACATTACTGAAAATATCAAAACTATTTTGAGCATACCTTTAAGATTGAAAAAACAAGTTGATATAGAAGTCAGAGGAGAAATATTCATGCCAACAAGAGAATTTGCCAGAATAAATGCTGAACGTGAAAAAAACGGCCTTCAAGTTTTTGCAAATCCCCGAAATGCAACTGCTGGAACTTTAAAACTTCTTGATAGCAAGGAAGTTGCTAAAAGAAAATTAGATTCTTTTATGTATTACATAATATATCCTGAAAATTATAATCTTAAGACTCAAGAAGAGGCCTTAAAATATTTAAAAGAGTTGGGATTTAAGACCAATCCCCATAGCAGAAAACAAGAAAATATCTCAGGAGTTATTGAATACTGGAAAGAATGGACAAAAAAAAGAAGAGAATTAGAGTACGACGTAGATGGAATAGTAGTTAAAGTCAATGAATTTGAATTGCAAAGAGCACTTGGAGAAACCGTGAGATCTCCTCGCTGGGCTATAGCTTTAAAATTCCCTTCAGAACAAAAAGAAACCAAGTTAATAAAAATTCACTTTCAAGTAGGAAGTACAGGAATCATAACACCTGTTGCAGAATTTAACCCCATTCATCTTGAAGGAACCACAGTCAAAAGAGCTAGTCTACATAACTTTGAATACATAAAAGAAAGAGATATAAGAGAAGGAGATTATGTTCTTGTAGAAAAAGCGGGAGGAATTATACCTCAAGTTATAGGACCAGTAATAGAAAAACGAACAGGTGATGAAAAAGAAATTGTCCCTCCAGAAAAATGCCCTGTATGTGGTGGAAAAGTTGGGAAAATAAAGAGTGATGAGGTTGCCATAAGATGCCTCAACCCTTCTTGCCCAGAAAAATTGGTTAGAGTACTTGAAAACTTTGTTTCAAGAGACGCTATGAACATTCAAGGTCTTGGAAAAAAACTGCTAAAACGTATGGTAGATGCAGGATTATTAAAAGATATTGCAGATATATATTACTTAGATGAAAATAAGATCAGAAGTTTAGGAAAAGGAATTGGAGATAAAACAATTAAAAATGTGCTAACTCAAATTGAACATTCTAAAAATAGAGAACTATACAGACTAATCAATGCATTAGGAATTCCTAATGTTGGAACCAAGACCTCGAAAGATTTAGCGAAACATTTTAAAACTTTAGAAAATCTTATGAATGCTAATTTTGATGAACTATTAGAGGTTGAAGGCATTGGTGAAGATACAGCACAAGCTATTATTAATTTCTTCTCTCAAAATGAAGTAAAATTGATAATCCAAAAATTAAAAGACGCTGGCGTTAATTTTGGATACCAAGAAAAAGAAAAAAAAGGACCTCTCAGTGGGTTACTAGTTTGTCAGACTGGGGCATTATCTAGAATGACTAGACAAGAATTTGCTGAATATGTTGAATCAAAAGGTGGAACATTTACTGATAATCTAACAAGAAAGACAAATATACTTGTAGTCGGAGAAAATCCGGGTTCAAAACTAGATAAGGCTAGACAGTATGGAATAACTATTTTGAGTGAAGAAGAGTTTTTTGAAAAATATTAAAAAGGAGGAATCAACTATTGATAGGATTAATATGTGATTCGGCAACCGATACCCCTACAGAAATACTTAAAAAGGATTTTGTGAAAATGGTACCTTTAAAGGTTATAATTAATGGCAAAGAATACAAAGATGGTTTGGAAATAACTCAAAAAGAAGTCATAGAAGCGATGGAGCATTCAATTCCTCAAACATCTTTACCTAGTCGAGAAGATATTTTTGATGCTTATAAATCACTTATTGAAAGAGGATATAATGAAATCTTTGTAATAACTGTGCCAGAGAAATTAAGTGGCACTTTTGGATTATTTTATTCAACTGCCAATGAAATAAAAAAAATACATCCAAATATAACGATAGAAGTTGTAGATTCAAATAGTGGTTCTCTAGGAGCAGCTATGATAGTAAGTAAAGTAGCTGAATACATTGAAGAAGGAAAAAGTTTTGATTACATAAGAGAACAATTAGATTCACTAATAAATGGAAAATCAAAAGTATTTTTTGTTGTACCTACCTTGAAATATCTAAAAGCAGGAGGACGAATAGGAAAAGTATCCGGCACGTTGGGAGAGATACTAAATGTTAAACCGATTATTTCTATCAATGAAGAAGAAGAGTTTCATGAAGTAGGAAGGGCAAGAGGAATGAACAAAGCAATCGATAAGATGATTGATTCTTTTCTTCAATGGGTTGGAGAAAAGAAACTTGAATTTTTGGCAGTCGCAAAATCTGGAGAAAAAAGAGAAACTCAGCATTACTTTGATTACATCATGTCAAAATTAGAACACCTTAATCCAAAGAAAATTTTTACAGGAGAAATCTCATCTGTAGCCTTGGTTCATCTAGGTGATGGATTGGTTGGTGTTGGGGGCTTATTAAAATAGACTATAATTTATTTTGATACCCACTTTTCATAAGGTTGTGGTTATTATGAAAAACTCAAAAATAATTGTTTTAACAACTATTTTTATGCTTTTTTTATCTTCAATGATATTTTCAACAATTGCCATTAATGAAAAAACACTTATACAATCAATAGTAGAGGGTAAAGATTTTACAAATATCACTCCATATCCAATATCACTCTCAGAAGGATTGGAAATCTATCCTTTTTTTATAACTTATTCAAATGACATCGTCTGGTTGCTCTCAGGATTATATCAAACTAATTGGTCTGATCTTGAAAGAGGCGTATATCTTTCTGATTCTCTTCCCTACGTTACAGGATTTATGGGAGGTTATGACGCCGACACGCTTAAAGTTGTTTCAGGAGCATATTTTTTTAACCCTTATCTTACAGAAGAAGAATTTTTGAGACAAAAAGATACTTCTTTTGATAGAAATTCAGATAGATATCGTTCAAAAACTGGTTATTCAGAACCTTCAAAAGCCCTTTTTATTCATAGAGTAGAACTTATATTGTTTGAAAAACTGAGATTATCGTTAAATGAATTAAAATTAGTAGGTGGAAAATATCCAGACTTATCTGATGCCAATCCATTTGGTATTTTTCATAACACACTAGGAGAAGGTTACTCAAACAGTATGCTTGGTATAGACTTTTCGCTAATACCTATAAAAGGTTGGCAATTATATGGTCAACTCGCAGTAGATGATTTTCTAGTACCAGAAACTGAATCTGGAGCGGAAGATTACAAACCTACAGCTCTAGCTTGGGGATTAGGGACAAGGTTCGTGAAAAAATTTGATAAACTTTATATTTCTCCAAAATTTGAATATTATAAAATATATACTTGGATGTACAATCAATGGTTGCCTTATCTCAGGTATACCGCTAAATATAATTCTCGTGAAATTCCTATAGGTTTTGATTATGGTAACGATATGGAAGGCTTTCTTGTTGGTATAGATATATTCAGCAATAATGTTAAATATAAATTTATAATTGAAAGATATCTAAAAGGAGAAATTGATCTAGAAACTCCTTATGACGATGAACGCAAGAAAGAAAAAGAAAATTGGTCAGGACCATATGGCAATACTATACCCTTCTTTTCAATTTCTTTCTCCTTTGAAATTGAAATTTAGCGGTGCGAATACACCGCTAAATTATTTTTCTTAAAAAAATAATTCTGCCATTTTGTATATCTCTATATCAACCTCTTTATTTTTTAAGATTTCTTTATTGTAAGGAGTCTCTACGACATCAAATCCTTTTAAACCTAAAGCAATGTTGGTTTTTCCCTTTTTCACAGCCTCTATTGCACTAAATCCAAACTTAAATGCAAGATATCTATCAAAAGATGTAGGAGTTCCAGCCCTTTGTAAATAATCTAAATTTACGGTCCTACATTCAATATTTTCAAAATTTTCATTTATATATTCTGCAACTAGTTCAGAAGGTCTCATGTAGCTCCTTATTTTTGGATCTTTTACAATGTTTTTTATTTCTTCGGGTAATTTTACCTTTTCTTCAACAACTACCAATGAAAATCTTCTACCTATGTCGTATCTTCTTTTGATATTGTCAATTAACTGAGTAGGTACAAATTCTACCTCTGGAGTTATGATATAATCTGCTCCGCCAACCATACCTCCTATAATAGCTAACCAACCAGATTCATCACCGCCAACTTCAACTACAATAACCCTATGACCAGCACTTGCTGTAGAATGAAGTCTGTCTAAAGCATCACTTACAGTTTGCAGGGCAGTCAAATAACCTATACTTAAATCGGTCCAATTTAGGTCATTATCAATTGTAGCCGGAATAATAACTGATGGAATCCCTTCATCTGCTAATTTCAAAGCTATATTAGTTCCTGTATGACCCGTCAACAAAATCAAAGATGTTATTTGATACTTTGAAAAATTATCTTTAAGTTTCTTGAGATCATCAGGATTAGCAGTAGGATCATACTTAGAAGAACCTAAAACAAATCCTCCCTCGGGCAATCTTCCAGAAACGTGTTCTTTAGCCAATATACTCATTTTGTCTTCAACCAATCCCATAAATCCATCGTATACTCCTACAATTTCCACATCTTCATGAGCGCCTTTTACTATTAACGCCCTTATCACTGCATTAAGACCGGGACAATCCCCACCCACATTCAAAACACCTATTCTTTTCACCACTTATCACCTCTTTCGATTTTTAGCGTTTACATAAATTAATAATAAAATAAGCCATATATGTTCACATAATTAACTTCTGAAAAAATTCAACTTAAAAATACTTCTAGAATCGGAATTATTACTATTGAAACAATTGACATAAGTTTTATCAAAATATTTATAGATGGCCCTGCAGTGTCTTTTAAAGGATCCCCAACAGTATCTCCAACTATTGAAGCCTTATGAGATAAAGAACCTTTTCCCCCTAACTCTCCACTCTCAATTGTTTTTTTCGCATTATCCCAAGCCCCACCAGAATTAGCCATAAAAATAGCCAGCATCACACCACAAACTGTGGCACCAGCTAACATTCCAGCAACCGCTTCTTTTCCTAATAATAAATAAGTAAGTATAGGAGCGATAATAGCTATGAGAGAAGGTAAAACCATATGTTTTAATGCTCCACTAGTAGCTATTTTAACACACTTTCCATAATTCGGTTCTGCTTTTCCGTCTATTAATCCAACAATCTCTTTAAACTGTCTTCTTACCTCTTCTACCATCAAATTTGCAGCCTTACCAACAGCTTTCAAAACTAGAGACGAAAAAAGGAAAGGAAGCATAGCTCCAGCTAATAATGCCACAAAAACATTTGCATGGTTTAAATCAACTACTGATATATTAACTTCTTGAGTGTAGGATGCAAAAAGAGCCAAAGCAGTTAATGCAGCTGATCCTATTGCAAACCCTTTTCCTATAGCCGCGGTAGTATTCCCTACTGTATCCAATTTATCTGTAATCTCTCTGACATGAGGATCCAACTTAGCCATTTGGGCAATACCGCCAGCATTATCGGCAATAGGCCCATATGCATCAATTGAAAGAGTAATTCCTAATGTTGAAAGCATTCCGAGAGCAGCAATTGCAATTCCATATAATCCATACAATTTAAAAGATAAAACAATACTTATGCCAATAAAAAGAACCGGAAGTAGCGTCGATTCCATACCTAATGCTAAACCATTAATAATTAAAGGTGCAGGCCCTGACGGAGCGCTTTTAGCAAGATCATCTATAGGTTTTTTAGAAGTATAATATTCTGTTACCGCCCCAATAAGAATACCCACCATCATTCCTAAAATAGCAATCAAAGCGGGTTTAAAAGATCCCAAAATTATTTTAGAAAGAACAATAACCGCTATTGCTTGAAAAAAAGAGGTTATATACGTTCCAAAATCTAGCGCTTTTTGAGGTTCTACATTATCCGATTTCTTAATAAACAAATTAACCAAAATAATACCTAGTATAGAAAGTAAAAGACCAGAAGAAGCTACAAAAAAAGGAAATATTGCTCCTTTAATAGAATAATCAATGCCTCCTAAAACTGAGGCAGAAAAAATAGCTCCAACATATGATTCATATAAATCCGCACCCATACCCGCAACATCACCGACATTATCCCCAACATTATCCGCTATAACTGCTGGATTTCTAGGATCATCTTCAGGAATATTTGCTTCGACTTTACCAACCAAATCTGCGCCAATATCCGCGGCTTTTGTAAAAATACCCCCTCCCACCCTTGCAAACAAAGCAGCGAATGAAGCCCCCATCGCATAACCACTCATAATCTCAACATTACCATCAAAAAGAAAAAAAACGCCGCCTAATCCTATTAATCCGAGTGATACTACGGTCATACCCATAACTGCGCCACCATTAAAAGAAATAGTCAATGCGTCTTTCAAGCTTTTAGTTGCCCCATAAGTAGTCCTTGAATTTGCCCTTGTAGAAATAGACAGCCCAAAATAACCCGCCAATGCTGAAAATATAGAACCCATTAAAAAAGAAATTGCCATTGAATGTGAGCTGATTTTCCATAAAAATACCGCTAACAAGGCAAGTACAATAAAAAGAATTCTATATTCTGCAATTATAAAAGATTTTGCGCCAACTTGGATAGCTTTAGATAACTTTTGCATTTTTTCGTCGCCTGGAGATTTCTCTAAGACATTAAAAACTAGAAAGATTGTGAAAATAAGGCCTATTCCCCCACTAATCACGGAAATTAATCTTGTCACTGCGCCCATAAATCTCCCTCCCATGAGTATTATTTCGATTTTGAATATTATAACATAATAGTCTTATTATGCTATAATATGTAATGAAGTTTAAAGCAAATAAATTTGCTTGAAAGTTTGCTATCTTTCAATATATTTTCATTTACTTATGTTATAATAAAAAGCATAAAGTATTTAAATAAATACTTTATTTAATACAAATTAATAAATAAAAAGGGGGAAAACAGAATGGAAATCTTGAGGGATTTAGAAAACATGTTGGAAACCTTGGCAGATAGGTACAACGAGCTAAAAAAAGAAAGAAATACCCTTAAGTCTCAATATGACGAATTATTTAATGAATACGAAAAACTAAACAGCGAAAAAGAAGAGTTAAGCAGACAGTTAGAAGAAATTAAAAGGAAAAACGAAGAAGTTGAAAATTATTTAAATCAACTAAAAACAACTCTAATCTCGCGTGTTGGAGAGGATTTCTTAAATCCAAATTATGATAGTTCTTTTGAAACTAATAATCCTGTTCAAGGTGAAAATTCTAATGGTTCATATTGATTTATAGATCTTTTTTGAAGGATTGATTGTAATGAAAAATTATAGAAGTGTCGAAGTTAATATTTTAGGTAAAAACTACAGGTACAAAGTAAATGAACCTGAAGAAGTTATCAATAAAATTTTAGAAGAAATTAAATCTGAAGTTGAAGATTATTCTAGAAAAATAGGTTCAGATAAAATTGATTACATTTTGTTATTAATGTTACTTAATGAAAAGTTAAATACAATTAAAACTAGGCAAGAAATAAAAGATTTGATTGCTAAATTTAGTAAATCCTTAAATACAACGCTAAATCCATTCATTGAAACACCTGAAAATAACGATGAAAATAAATCAGTGAGCTGGGATGAAAAATGAAGATCGGTTTTTTTGATTCGGGTATTGGTGGACTAACTGTTTTAAAAAAGGTTATTAATAATTTTGGAAATCATCAATACATTTATTTAGGAGATAGTGTAAATGTTCCTTACGGTTCTAAACCTATTTCTTTTCTTATTTCTAATTTAGAAAAGATTCTATCTTTTTTTGATTCTTTAGATGTTGATATTCTCATATCTGCTTGTAATACCACAGATTCTATAATCAAAAAAACTAACTTTAATCTAGAAAACTATAATTTTACCTATATAAGTTTGATAGAAAATGCAGTTGAAAAAGTAGAAAAAAACGATTCTGTGCTACTTTTAGCTACTGAAAATACAGTTAAATTAGGGGTATATAAAGAATTATTAACTAAAAAAGGCCTATCAAAATACGAAGAAAAGGCGTGTCCGCTTTTTGTTCCATTAATTGAAGAAGGTTATTGGTATGGTCAAATGGCTGATTCCGTATTAAGATACTATTTGAGAGATTACAAATCCAAATATAAAAAAGTGATTCTTGGATGTACTCATTATCCAATATTAGAAAAGCAAATAAAAAAATATACAAATTCATTAATTTTAGACCCTGCTGATAGCATTGTTGATTTTCTAGAAAAAGAAGTTCAATTAAGCAAAAATAGAGGAAATATAAAAGTTACTTATTATATCACAGGAAATGTTGACAAATTTGAAACCCTTTCGAAAGCATTCATGTTTGATGTTTATTATAAACCCACTTTCAAAAAGATCAATTTGTCCAAAAAAAGACAATATAGCGAAAAAAGTCTTATTAATACCAAACAATAATTCTAAAAAAGGATGATTAATTGTGAAGAATAACCCAGTAGTGTACTTAATAACAGGGTTATCAGGAGCTGGAAAATCTACATTATTAAGAGCTTTAGAAGATGAGCAATATTTTACTGTAGACAATGTTCCTCCTAACTTAATAGAACATTTTTTAAATATTCTATGCACGAGTAATGTAAAAAAACTTGCAATTGTGAGTGATATAAGGTGGAAGGACCCTGAGAGTTTGTATGATGTGTTTAATAACGTAGAAAAATTAGCAAAGTGTAATATGGAAATTCATAAAGTTTTTTTAAAAGCCGATAAACCTACAATAATTGATAGATATAAAAAATCCAGAAGAATACATCCACTTGAAAAATCCTTAGAAATAGCTATTGATGAGGAAATAAAAGTAATGAGTGGTATAGAAAAAATATGTGATATCGTTATAGACACGACATCAATAGAACCTACTGAGTTAAAAAAGAATTTTTTTCAAATTATTAATGAAAATCTGAGAAAATTAAGATTAAATATTATAAGTTTTGGATTTAAAGAAGGAGTTCCCTCTATTGCAGATTATTTAATCGAT is a window of Defluviitoga tunisiensis DNA encoding:
- the ligA gene encoding NAD-dependent DNA ligase LigA; its protein translation is MPVPEDVKERYEKLKSEIEEHNYRYYVLANPIISDEEYDKLFKELLELEKKYPELKAPDSPTQRIGGIVLDEFKKVPHSVPMLSLDNTYNEVDILEFHERVLRNLNRSQIDYMSELKIDGVSVALRYSNGILNQGITRGDGITGEDITENIKTILSIPLRLKKQVDIEVRGEIFMPTREFARINAEREKNGLQVFANPRNATAGTLKLLDSKEVAKRKLDSFMYYIIYPENYNLKTQEEALKYLKELGFKTNPHSRKQENISGVIEYWKEWTKKRRELEYDVDGIVVKVNEFELQRALGETVRSPRWAIALKFPSEQKETKLIKIHFQVGSTGIITPVAEFNPIHLEGTTVKRASLHNFEYIKERDIREGDYVLVEKAGGIIPQVIGPVIEKRTGDEKEIVPPEKCPVCGGKVGKIKSDEVAIRCLNPSCPEKLVRVLENFVSRDAMNIQGLGKKLLKRMVDAGLLKDIADIYYLDENKIRSLGKGIGDKTIKNVLTQIEHSKNRELYRLINALGIPNVGTKTSKDLAKHFKTLENLMNANFDELLEVEGIGEDTAQAIINFFSQNEVKLIIQKLKDAGVNFGYQEKEKKGPLSGLLVCQTGALSRMTRQEFAEYVESKGGTFTDNLTRKTNILVVGENPGSKLDKARQYGITILSEEEFFEKY
- a CDS encoding DegV family protein; this translates as MIGLICDSATDTPTEILKKDFVKMVPLKVIINGKEYKDGLEITQKEVIEAMEHSIPQTSLPSREDIFDAYKSLIERGYNEIFVITVPEKLSGTFGLFYSTANEIKKIHPNITIEVVDSNSGSLGAAMIVSKVAEYIEEGKSFDYIREQLDSLINGKSKVFFVVPTLKYLKAGGRIGKVSGTLGEILNVKPIISINEEEEFHEVGRARGMNKAIDKMIDSFLQWVGEKKLEFLAVAKSGEKRETQHYFDYIMSKLEHLNPKKIFTGEISSVALVHLGDGLVGVGGLLK
- a CDS encoding 6-phosphofructokinase, whose amino-acid sequence is MKRIGVLNVGGDCPGLNAVIRALIVKGAHEDVEIVGVYDGFMGLVEDKMSILAKEHVSGRLPEGGFVLGSSKYDPTANPDDLKKLKDNFSKYQITSLILLTGHTGTNIALKLADEGIPSVIIPATIDNDLNWTDLSIGYLTALQTVSDALDRLHSTASAGHRVIVVEVGGDESGWLAIIGGMVGGADYIITPEVEFVPTQLIDNIKRRYDIGRRFSLVVVEEKVKLPEEIKNIVKDPKIRSYMRPSELVAEYINENFENIECRTVNLDYLQRAGTPTSFDRYLAFKFGFSAIEAVKKGKTNIALGLKGFDVVETPYNKEILKNKEVDIEIYKMAELFF
- a CDS encoding sodium-translocating pyrophosphatase, whose protein sequence is MGAVTRLISVISGGIGLIFTIFLVFNVLEKSPGDEKMQKLSKAIQVGAKSFIIAEYRILFIVLALLAVFLWKISSHSMAISFLMGSIFSALAGYFGLSISTRANSRTTYGATKSLKDALTISFNGGAVMGMTVVSLGLIGLGGVFFLFDGNVEIMSGYAMGASFAALFARVGGGIFTKAADIGADLVGKVEANIPEDDPRNPAVIADNVGDNVGDVAGMGADLYESYVGAIFSASVLGGIDYSIKGAIFPFFVASSGLLLSILGIILVNLFIKKSDNVEPQKALDFGTYITSFFQAIAVIVLSKIILGSFKPALIAILGMMVGILIGAVTEYYTSKKPIDDLAKSAPSGPAPLIINGLALGMESTLLPVLFIGISIVLSFKLYGLYGIAIAALGMLSTLGITLSIDAYGPIADNAGGIAQMAKLDPHVREITDKLDTVGNTTAAIGKGFAIGSAALTALALFASYTQEVNISVVDLNHANVFVALLAGAMLPFLFSSLVLKAVGKAANLMVEEVRRQFKEIVGLIDGKAEPNYGKCVKIATSGALKHMVLPSLIAIIAPILTYLLLGKEAVAGMLAGATVCGVMLAIFMANSGGAWDNAKKTIESGELGGKGSLSHKASIVGDTVGDPLKDTAGPSINILIKLMSIVSIVIIPILEVFLS
- the zapA gene encoding cell division protein ZapA, which encodes MKNYRSVEVNILGKNYRYKVNEPEEVINKILEEIKSEVEDYSRKIGSDKIDYILLLMLLNEKLNTIKTRQEIKDLIAKFSKSLNTTLNPFIETPENNDENKSVSWDEK
- the murI gene encoding glutamate racemase; the protein is MKIGFFDSGIGGLTVLKKVINNFGNHQYIYLGDSVNVPYGSKPISFLISNLEKILSFFDSLDVDILISACNTTDSIIKKTNFNLENYNFTYISLIENAVEKVEKNDSVLLLATENTVKLGVYKELLTKKGLSKYEEKACPLFVPLIEEGYWYGQMADSVLRYYLRDYKSKYKKVILGCTHYPILEKQIKKYTNSLILDPADSIVDFLEKEVQLSKNRGNIKVTYYITGNVDKFETLSKAFMFDVYYKPTFKKINLSKKRQYSEKSLINTKQ
- the rapZ gene encoding RNase adapter RapZ — protein: MKNNPVVYLITGLSGAGKSTLLRALEDEQYFTVDNVPPNLIEHFLNILCTSNVKKLAIVSDIRWKDPESLYDVFNNVEKLAKCNMEIHKVFLKADKPTIIDRYKKSRRIHPLEKSLEIAIDEEIKVMSGIEKICDIVIDTTSIEPTELKKNFFQIINENLRKLRLNIISFGFKEGVPSIADYLIDVRYLPNPFYFPEMYQLTGLDEKVITFLEQFPETSETINKLVDFAKFIQDKYSESGRFEAYFCIGCTGGQHRSVYVAQKLYDLLKADGREVSITHRDLEKK